DNA sequence from the Bacteroidota bacterium genome:
AAGTCCTTTGGTTGCTCTTTTCTTTGCCTTGGGGAATTCAGATGTGGATGGAAGTTTATGGGTGCTTTATCCGACAAATTTAAATAAGATGAGCAACTATGAGCCTGAATTTACTCACGAGATTCCATCGTTCGAAGATGTTTATTTAGAGAACTACAAACCCAGCACAATAGTGGGTGAGAAGAAATCTAACTTGCTTCCAATGGCGGCCATTGCTCCAAGGAATAGTAGTCGAATGCAAGCGCAGCAAGGTGTATTTACCATAAGTCATAGAAATAACATTTTCATAAATGAAGCTGGACCTGAAGGTGTCAAAAAGAATCACGCTTGGAGATACATGATTCCTAAAGAATGTAAAGATCAATTCATGCAAGAATTGAGACTCCTTGGATATAATAGATTTCAGCTTTTCCCTGAACTTGAA
Encoded proteins:
- a CDS encoding FRG domain-containing protein codes for the protein MDPTPIKTISDLIDQLKKDSSGFEGPIWYRGQANHAWNLEPRYMRIKERPPETYFINKFKQDASIILGHQPKSEFDWLFLMQHYGVATRLLDWSESPLVALFFALGNSDVDGSLWVLYPTNLNKMSNYEPEFTHEIPSFEDVYLENYKPSTIVGEKKSNLLPMAAIAPRNSSRMQAQQGVFTISHRNNIFINEAGPEGVKKNHAWRYMIPKECKDQFMQELRLLGYNRFQLFPELESIADSL